In a single window of the Bacillus clarus genome:
- a CDS encoding DUF3796 domain-containing protein: MKTTWIKYLGFLGFFGFLGFFYEKGLFTMFCFFSFFTTHRKVHHDELFEQIVSKSCRNAFIITLLTTAIIMFIEMLCPNPTLQEIDIAIIFGTLILTFGFSIFFYDKPVDEMEDAPWRS, translated from the coding sequence GTGAAAACGACTTGGATTAAATATTTAGGATTTCTCGGTTTCTTTGGTTTTCTAGGATTTTTTTACGAAAAGGGATTGTTTACTATGTTTTGTTTCTTCTCCTTTTTCACGACTCATAGAAAAGTTCATCACGATGAGCTTTTTGAACAAATTGTAAGTAAATCGTGCCGAAATGCATTCATCATTACGTTACTAACAACAGCTATCATAATGTTTATTGAAATGCTATGTCCAAACCCTACTTTACAAGAGATTGATATCGCTATTATTTTCGGCACACTTATTCTTACATTCGGATTTTCTATTTTCTTTTACGATAAACCAGTTGATGAAATGGAAGATGCACCATGGCGTTCATAA
- a CDS encoding GlsB/YeaQ/YmgE family stress response membrane protein, with product MGWIITLIVGAIIGAIASSITGKNFPAGMFGNIIAGLLGAWLGSRLFGSFGPSFGGIHIVPALLGAIVLILIVSFVVKAVRK from the coding sequence ATGGGATGGATTATCACATTAATAGTTGGTGCTATTATAGGTGCAATTGCTAGTTCTATAACGGGTAAAAATTTTCCAGCTGGGATGTTTGGAAATATCATTGCAGGTTTATTAGGTGCTTGGTTAGGGAGTAGATTATTTGGATCTTTTGGGCCATCATTTGGCGGGATTCATATTGTGCCAGCGTTATTAGGAGCAATTGTGTTAATTCTTATTGTATCATTTGTAGTAAAAGCTGTAAGGAAATAG
- a CDS encoding GNAT family N-acetyltransferase: protein MTIIKQLEKNFKVRRGVSSSITIEENNAIAFTEKQMEEVVQHYIDEATKEELQNLHFEISSKSPNYDVYKKCFQVNHFENSGEKIVVFKDIHSIEDVENEFDLKLIEEVGEAEFQSIWHETLKGSVELKEPMLFEQFVSVLQKEMGERWKEYCLTITVNEKTIGIIIPYIERGTLEEGKLMYFGIVPSMRGKGYEATLFEKAMFVLKEIGATYYIGNADVENKWMKDVFEKTNCRQLSSTERYTKTITQG from the coding sequence ATGACGATAATAAAACAATTAGAAAAAAACTTTAAAGTACGAAGAGGCGTATCCTCTTCTATAACAATAGAAGAAAATAATGCGATTGCTTTTACGGAAAAGCAAATGGAAGAAGTAGTACAACACTATATAGACGAAGCAACAAAAGAGGAACTACAAAATTTACATTTTGAGATATCTTCAAAAAGTCCAAATTATGATGTATATAAGAAATGTTTTCAAGTGAATCATTTCGAGAACAGCGGTGAGAAAATAGTTGTATTTAAGGATATTCATTCTATAGAGGATGTAGAAAATGAATTTGATTTAAAGCTTATCGAAGAGGTAGGGGAAGCGGAATTTCAATCTATTTGGCATGAAACACTGAAAGGATCTGTTGAACTGAAAGAACCGATGCTTTTTGAACAATTTGTAAGTGTGTTGCAGAAAGAAATGGGAGAGCGTTGGAAGGAGTATTGTTTAACAATAACTGTAAATGAAAAAACGATTGGAATCATCATTCCATATATAGAACGAGGGACATTAGAAGAAGGCAAGTTAATGTACTTTGGAATTGTTCCAAGTATGCGTGGTAAAGGCTATGAGGCTACGTTGTTTGAGAAAGCGATGTTTGTATTAAAAGAAATAGGAGCTACTTATTATATAGGTAATGCAGATGTGGAAAATAAATGGATGAAGGATGTTTTTGAAAAGACGAATTGTAGACAATTAAGCTCTACTGAGCGATATACAAAAACGATAACGCAAGGATAA
- a CDS encoding AI-2E family transporter codes for MEKVNVRKRDKLKKFFKEQNYLAVLLGFALLFVNILLLTKISFVFTPFVVFLKTIFFPVLLAGVLFYILHPFVSLLERKGVSRIVSIASIYILVLGLFIFLVVTVVPIIKDQVNALIKNLPYFGHEIERAARRFGESNVIGRIQESLNIDVASIVKDSTMNFTNSLSSVTGNVTGFLSTLTEVVLTFVMVPFILFYLLKDGEQLPNHFLRFISGQRQASAKLILDDMHYAISSYIRGQIIVSLFIGIMLLIGYLIIGIKYAVLLAVLAMIVNIVPYVGPIIAITPALIIAFIDSPAMILKVIIVMMVVQLAEGKFISPQVMGKKLDIHPITIIFIILTAGNLFGIMGIILAIPGYAILKVLVTHSYKFIKLNT; via the coding sequence TTGGAGAAAGTAAATGTAAGAAAAAGAGATAAATTGAAAAAGTTTTTTAAAGAACAAAATTATTTAGCTGTACTACTTGGATTTGCGTTGCTGTTTGTAAATATATTATTGCTTACAAAAATTTCATTTGTCTTCACACCGTTTGTCGTATTTTTAAAAACAATCTTTTTCCCAGTTTTATTAGCAGGAGTACTATTTTATATTTTGCATCCTTTCGTTTCTCTTTTAGAGAGAAAAGGTGTTTCGAGAATTGTGTCAATTGCCTCGATATATATACTCGTTCTTGGTTTGTTTATTTTTCTTGTTGTGACGGTTGTTCCAATTATTAAAGACCAAGTAAATGCTTTAATAAAGAACTTGCCATATTTCGGACATGAAATCGAGAGGGCAGCGCGTAGATTTGGAGAAAGTAATGTAATTGGTAGAATACAAGAAAGCTTAAATATTGATGTAGCTAGTATTGTAAAAGATTCCACAATGAACTTTACGAATTCACTATCATCAGTAACGGGGAATGTAACTGGATTTTTAAGTACGCTTACTGAAGTCGTTCTTACATTTGTTATGGTTCCATTTATATTGTTTTATCTTTTGAAGGATGGCGAACAATTACCAAATCATTTTCTAAGATTTATTTCAGGGCAAAGACAGGCTTCTGCTAAACTTATATTGGATGATATGCATTACGCAATTAGTTCGTATATTAGAGGGCAAATTATTGTTAGTTTATTTATCGGTATTATGTTACTAATCGGTTATTTAATCATTGGTATTAAGTACGCAGTATTGCTTGCGGTTTTAGCGATGATAGTAAATATAGTACCATATGTAGGACCAATTATCGCTATAACCCCAGCTTTAATTATTGCTTTTATTGATTCACCCGCAATGATCTTAAAGGTAATTATTGTAATGATGGTTGTACAATTGGCAGAAGGAAAATTTATTTCACCACAAGTAATGGGGAAGAAGTTAGATATTCATCCAATTACAATTATTTTTATTATTTTAACGGCAGGAAATTTATTTGGAATCATGGGTATTATTTTAGCGATTCCAGGTTATGCGATATTAAAAGTACTTGTTACACATAGCTATAAATTTATTAAATTAAACACGTAA
- a CDS encoding NUDIX hydrolase yields MGYIEDMRKLVGNHPLILIGSHAIILNEKNEVLLQLRTDFNTWGIIGGALEYNETLEDAAKREVFEETGLTVKNIELFRTYSGPDFFQIYPNGDQVHGVLVIYICRDFDGELICDPAESKELRFFPLDALPSNLHPIIRKIIKQFQETI; encoded by the coding sequence ATGGGTTATATTGAAGACATGAGAAAATTAGTAGGAAATCATCCACTCATTCTAATAGGTTCACACGCAATTATATTAAATGAGAAAAATGAAGTATTATTGCAACTCCGCACAGATTTTAACACTTGGGGAATTATTGGTGGCGCCCTAGAATATAACGAAACGTTAGAAGACGCTGCAAAACGAGAAGTATTTGAAGAAACTGGACTTACCGTAAAAAATATAGAACTGTTCCGTACATACTCAGGACCAGATTTTTTTCAAATCTATCCAAACGGTGACCAAGTACACGGTGTGTTAGTTATTTATATTTGTCGAGACTTCGATGGCGAGCTTATATGTGATCCAGCTGAATCAAAAGAATTACGCTTCTTTCCGCTTGATGCATTACCTAGTAATCTTCATCCTATCATCAGAAAGATTATTAAGCAGTTTCAGGAAACAATATAA
- a CDS encoding tyrosine-protein phosphatase, whose protein sequence is MTQQRNWLQASVERNENNMLHIKWENGIEEVRIYWSTSPERIEETGELLLTVLGESSCTIENPSENVRPYFRLVGSNGQAVTVAERRLPLQGAFNFRDMGGYEAADGRKVKWGKLYRSEELAGLTDWDIAYLQQSGLKLICDYRTDFEVKHKPNPSIAGARQVCLPVMQDLARDLNINEFFQVGDLSMLGKPGEYLVEMNKDFVQGNEAFVSFLQLAQNQENLPLVNHCTAGKDRTGFGSALLLLLLGVSEETVMKDYLLSNGFREKLNEKMMAFLGAKLQNEESKEILGAMFEARAEYLQAAMDEIQKQYGSIEDYAEKGLGFTKEHLEEMKTLLLEDK, encoded by the coding sequence ATGACGCAACAGAGAAATTGGCTACAAGCAAGTGTGGAACGAAATGAAAATAATATGTTACATATAAAATGGGAAAATGGAATAGAGGAAGTTCGTATTTATTGGAGTACTTCCCCAGAACGTATTGAAGAAACTGGAGAATTACTTCTAACAGTATTAGGAGAGTCATCGTGTACAATTGAAAACCCAAGCGAAAATGTACGTCCGTATTTTAGGTTAGTAGGAAGTAATGGACAAGCAGTTACAGTAGCTGAGCGTAGATTACCATTACAAGGAGCGTTTAATTTTCGCGATATGGGTGGATATGAAGCAGCTGATGGCCGAAAAGTAAAATGGGGTAAATTATATCGCTCAGAGGAGTTAGCTGGACTAACGGATTGGGATATTGCGTATTTACAACAGTCTGGGCTAAAGTTAATTTGCGATTATCGTACAGACTTTGAAGTGAAACATAAACCAAATCCAAGTATTGCTGGTGCGCGTCAAGTATGCTTACCAGTTATGCAAGACTTGGCAAGAGATTTAAATATCAATGAGTTTTTCCAAGTTGGTGACTTATCAATGTTAGGAAAACCAGGGGAATATTTAGTTGAAATGAATAAAGATTTTGTACAAGGTAATGAAGCATTTGTGAGCTTTTTACAGTTAGCACAAAACCAAGAAAATTTACCTTTAGTGAATCATTGTACAGCTGGAAAAGATCGAACTGGCTTTGGATCGGCATTATTACTACTTCTACTTGGTGTATCAGAAGAAACAGTAATGAAAGATTACTTATTAAGCAATGGATTCCGCGAAAAATTAAATGAAAAAATGATGGCATTTTTAGGTGCGAAATTACAAAACGAAGAGAGTAAAGAAATATTAGGAGCAATGTTTGAGGCTCGCGCTGAATATTTACAAGCTGCTATGGATGAGATCCAAAAGCAATACGGATCCATTGAAGATTATGCTGAAAAGGGACTTGGTTTTACGAAAGAACATTTAGAAGAAATGAAAACATTGTTATTAGAAGATAAATAA
- a CDS encoding ABC transporter ATP-binding protein, whose amino-acid sequence MIEIVNVSKSYNGSSYAVKDLSLSVPSGEIFGFLGPNGAGKSTTIKMITGLHTVDKGTISVNGKDIMKEPMEAKRTFGYVPDSPDMFLRLKGIEYLNFMADMYEVPKEVRQERIQSLAEKFDLYNALSDQIQSYSHGMRQKIVIIGVLLHEPDVWILDEPLTGLDPKSAYILKEMMREHADKGKIVFFSTHVLEVAEKICDRVAIINKGNLQFEGNLNEMRDHFKSNESLEKMFLEMTGNE is encoded by the coding sequence ATGATTGAAATTGTGAATGTGTCAAAAAGTTATAATGGTTCTTCATATGCGGTAAAAGATTTAAGTTTATCGGTACCTAGCGGGGAAATTTTCGGGTTTTTAGGACCGAATGGTGCAGGGAAATCAACGACGATTAAGATGATTACTGGTCTTCATACAGTAGACAAAGGGACAATTTCGGTCAACGGAAAAGATATTATGAAAGAGCCAATGGAGGCAAAAAGGACATTTGGCTATGTTCCAGATAGCCCGGATATGTTTTTGCGATTAAAAGGGATAGAGTATTTAAACTTTATGGCTGATATGTACGAAGTACCGAAGGAAGTAAGGCAAGAACGAATTCAGTCGTTAGCAGAGAAGTTTGATCTTTATAATGCTTTATCTGACCAAATTCAAAGTTATTCACACGGCATGAGACAGAAGATTGTGATTATTGGTGTACTTTTACATGAGCCGGATGTATGGATTTTAGATGAACCATTAACGGGACTCGATCCGAAATCTGCATATATTTTAAAGGAAATGATGAGAGAACATGCTGATAAAGGGAAGATAGTATTTTTCTCAACACATGTATTAGAAGTAGCGGAAAAAATATGCGATCGCGTCGCTATTATTAATAAAGGGAATTTACAATTTGAAGGAAACTTAAATGAAATGAGAGATCATTTTAAATCCAATGAATCACTTGAAAAAATGTTCTTGGAGATGACGGGAAATGAGTAA
- a CDS encoding YjjG family noncanonical pyrimidine nucleotidase, with product MKYKVILFDVDDTLLDFSKSEKSALHNAFVQFGMPTGYDDYIVSYKEISNGLWGELERGSITLAELGVERFRKLFSAHHLEIDAHIFGGAYLEYLGKEAHVVPGVLELCNTITDCRLAIITNGFTEVQKSRIEGSPLRNTFEHIIISEEVGYQKPASEIFDYAFEKLQITDKSNVLMVGDSLTSDIKGGNIYGIDTCWYNSTGKENNTNVKPTYEIHDLLDIIQILEMNEEKEEVVSF from the coding sequence ATGAAATATAAAGTTATATTATTCGATGTTGATGATACGTTATTAGATTTTAGTAAATCTGAAAAAAGTGCATTGCATAACGCGTTTGTACAGTTTGGTATGCCTACAGGATATGATGATTATATAGTGAGTTATAAAGAGATTAGCAATGGATTATGGGGAGAGTTAGAACGCGGTAGTATAACGCTAGCTGAATTAGGGGTAGAGAGATTTCGAAAATTATTCTCGGCTCATCATCTTGAAATAGACGCTCACATATTTGGCGGCGCGTACCTTGAATATTTAGGGAAAGAGGCACATGTTGTACCAGGAGTTTTGGAGCTATGTAATACGATTACGGATTGCCGGTTAGCTATAATTACAAATGGATTTACAGAAGTACAGAAATCTAGAATTGAAGGTTCACCTCTTCGAAATACTTTTGAGCATATTATTATTTCTGAAGAGGTCGGCTATCAAAAACCAGCAAGTGAGATTTTTGATTATGCATTTGAAAAACTGCAAATTACCGACAAATCAAACGTATTAATGGTTGGAGATTCATTAACTTCTGATATAAAAGGAGGAAATATCTATGGTATTGACACGTGCTGGTATAACTCGACTGGTAAAGAAAATAATACAAACGTTAAACCAACATATGAGATTCATGATTTACTAGATATTATACAGATTTTAGAAATGAACGAAGAAAAAGAAGAAGTAGTTTCCTTTTAA
- a CDS encoding DUF2785 domain-containing protein — protein sequence MDITALQQQLEHIQQNDYSQMQHIDMNELTLNMLQHIGTIDSYVRYQLIYKCFSHFIQKELLLKDQLELLLTTCLSDGYLYCDISSPHTDGVFTRSYTVSLIALMIQFANSHYFLTEDDIEKIKKELITYTNLETDFRGYIENKGWAHCIAHVSDAFNELVHNSYISFECYEEMIHCLLNKILTPSDIYHNNEDERIVTPLVSMLYHDFAQEDLISIIHKKIKRLPQIRKRLSLNEYCILCANIKTFLRTLFFRTKDDHNLAFTTHKTEKLLKELPNYY from the coding sequence TTGGATATTACAGCATTGCAACAACAGTTAGAGCATATTCAGCAAAATGATTATTCGCAAATGCAGCATATAGATATGAATGAGTTAACACTCAATATGCTTCAGCATATTGGTACAATTGATAGCTACGTTCGCTATCAACTTATTTATAAATGTTTTTCTCATTTTATTCAAAAAGAATTACTTCTCAAAGATCAACTTGAATTACTCTTAACTACTTGCCTAAGTGATGGGTACTTATATTGTGACATTTCTTCTCCACATACAGATGGAGTTTTCACACGTTCCTACACAGTTTCATTAATTGCTTTAATGATCCAATTTGCTAACTCTCACTATTTTTTAACAGAAGATGATATTGAAAAGATAAAGAAAGAACTCATTACATATACGAATTTAGAAACAGATTTTCGTGGATATATTGAGAATAAAGGCTGGGCTCATTGTATTGCACACGTTTCTGATGCATTTAATGAACTTGTTCATAATTCCTATATTTCCTTTGAATGTTATGAAGAAATGATACATTGTTTATTAAATAAAATCTTGACCCCATCGGATATTTACCATAATAATGAAGATGAAAGAATTGTTACTCCCTTAGTATCGATGCTGTATCATGACTTTGCACAAGAAGATTTAATTTCAATTATTCATAAAAAAATAAAAAGGCTTCCTCAAATTAGAAAACGCCTTTCCCTTAATGAATATTGCATTTTATGTGCCAATATTAAAACATTTTTACGCACATTATTCTTTAGAACAAAAGATGATCATAACTTAGCTTTTACTACACATAAGACAGAAAAACTGTTAAAGGAACTTCCTAATTATTATTAA
- a CDS encoding IS110 family transposase — protein sequence MKHVIAFDISMGKSYMVIYNAQKQCVFESEIKHSKPEFKKLQEKIHELTDKTGELPEIVFEATGIYSRQLERLMQDNQYTYCLLNPLEAKLQCDSLRIHKTDRSDAHRLALTHFTATRRVFTGTDNLFYQLKSLSRLYSELDSELSIIRGRMHKVIQLTFPELERMFTSKSDLFLNFVQLFPHPDCILGLSKTIIKNRIRANTNKKISNITAEKKAIQILEIAKTSYPAVSQNDVLCDQLKLYARRYQELLHQKECCINKMVYIAKQRAEYDIILSLPGIGPNTAVRLMAEIGDITRFNNNKQLNAFAGIDIRRFQSGKTFFKDKINKRGNKHLRKLLFLIIQNMIKQRRYGQNHIVEYYDKLKTQPYNKCHKVASIACVNKFLKLLFHLITHDIHYDYRLTA from the coding sequence ATGAAACACGTAATTGCGTTTGACATCAGTATGGGTAAAAGTTATATGGTAATTTATAATGCACAGAAACAATGTGTATTTGAAAGTGAAATCAAACATTCTAAACCTGAATTCAAAAAGCTACAAGAAAAGATTCATGAGCTTACAGATAAGACCGGTGAATTGCCTGAAATCGTATTCGAAGCAACAGGTATCTATTCCAGGCAGCTAGAACGATTGATGCAAGATAATCAGTATACATATTGTTTATTAAACCCATTAGAAGCCAAGCTACAATGTGATTCCTTACGGATTCATAAGACCGATCGAAGCGACGCACACCGATTAGCTCTCACTCATTTTACAGCTACCCGAAGGGTATTTACCGGAACTGATAATTTATTCTACCAGCTAAAATCTCTTTCTAGATTATATAGTGAACTGGATAGTGAATTATCGATAATTCGTGGTCGTATGCATAAAGTAATCCAATTAACATTTCCTGAGTTGGAGAGAATGTTTACCAGTAAATCTGATTTGTTTTTAAATTTTGTTCAACTATTCCCCCACCCAGATTGTATTTTAGGTCTTTCAAAAACCATTATAAAAAATCGTATTCGTGCCAACACCAATAAAAAAATATCAAATATTACAGCGGAGAAAAAAGCGATTCAAATACTTGAAATAGCGAAAACTTCCTATCCTGCTGTTTCTCAGAACGATGTTCTGTGTGATCAACTCAAATTATACGCAAGACGCTATCAAGAGCTTCTTCACCAAAAAGAATGCTGTATTAACAAGATGGTATATATAGCCAAGCAACGTGCAGAATACGATATCATTCTCAGTCTTCCTGGGATTGGACCGAATACTGCAGTACGCTTGATGGCTGAAATAGGAGATATTACTCGCTTTAACAATAACAAGCAACTCAATGCATTTGCTGGTATTGATATACGCCGTTTTCAATCAGGTAAAACCTTTTTTAAAGATAAAATTAATAAACGTGGAAATAAACATTTGCGGAAGCTCCTTTTCCTCATCATCCAGAACATGATTAAACAACGACGTTACGGACAAAATCACATTGTTGAGTATTATGATAAATTAAAAACGCAACCCTATAACAAATGTCATAAAGTTGCGTCCATTGCATGTGTAAACAAGTTCTTGAAACTCCTCTTTCACCTTATTACACATGATATACACTATGATTATCGGTTAACGGCCTAA
- a CDS encoding putative ABC transporter permease subunit, which produces MSKIWTLTKVLLKLNYADFITDKKKRWAYLFSFAAILFVGFLIFGSMTHAMYEGMIHFGQNPGIIIAMGLAIASIWVFLISITNILTVFYYSNDVEMLLPLPLKSSQIISAKFFTVLITQYVMSSFILWPIFIAYGLKSGAFITYYIYMIIIYLFFPIVPLVLASLLMTIIMRYTNIAKNKDRGNIFIGIVSILFIVGINVFMQWRNKSAVSGAGDSVVNYLANNQSSLFVQMTNYFPTTYFGAMGLVENASWKGLLYVLIYILISIAFFGVFYYIAERTYLKGVIGLSTSTAKKEAITAEGLQKSTVQSSHLKAYVKKEFKILFRTPQFFLNCIVQTFVMPIMLFFILFVQDGNLKFITEYINNPEKAGFAIGAGLCAALFLMGSNVIATTSFSRDGSSWFVNRYLPVKASDIFFAKALTAWLINISILAIFGITIAVVAGISPVFMALWFLLSANGLLLINLIGTRWDAQTADIHWDSEQKLFKSRYTTLWNFLANILIALVIIAGVSLLYFVLHVGLWIMFIILFILFTIANAILVRILKLGAERILSNIK; this is translated from the coding sequence ATGAGTAAAATTTGGACATTAACAAAGGTATTATTGAAATTAAATTATGCAGATTTCATAACAGATAAAAAGAAACGATGGGCGTATTTGTTTTCATTTGCGGCAATATTATTTGTAGGTTTTTTAATATTCGGTTCCATGACCCACGCAATGTATGAAGGAATGATACATTTCGGACAGAACCCAGGGATTATTATTGCAATGGGATTAGCGATTGCGAGTATATGGGTATTTCTTATAAGTATTACGAATATATTAACGGTATTTTACTATAGTAATGACGTTGAAATGTTGCTACCGTTACCATTAAAATCATCGCAAATTATTTCGGCGAAGTTTTTTACTGTATTAATTACACAATACGTAATGAGCTCGTTTATTTTATGGCCAATTTTTATCGCTTATGGTCTGAAGAGTGGTGCGTTCATTACATACTACATATATATGATTATCATCTACTTATTTTTCCCGATTGTTCCGTTAGTGCTAGCTTCGTTACTTATGACAATTATTATGAGGTATACGAATATAGCGAAAAATAAAGATCGTGGAAATATATTCATTGGAATCGTAAGTATACTGTTTATCGTAGGAATTAATGTATTTATGCAATGGAGAAATAAAAGTGCAGTATCTGGCGCTGGAGATTCGGTTGTGAATTACCTTGCGAATAATCAATCCTCACTTTTCGTACAAATGACAAATTATTTTCCGACTACATATTTCGGAGCGATGGGATTAGTAGAAAATGCATCGTGGAAGGGTTTATTATACGTACTTATTTACATTCTTATTTCTATCGCATTTTTTGGGGTATTTTATTACATTGCAGAGCGTACATATTTGAAAGGGGTTATTGGACTTTCAACGAGTACAGCAAAGAAAGAGGCAATTACAGCAGAAGGTTTGCAAAAATCAACTGTACAAAGTTCGCACTTAAAAGCATATGTGAAAAAAGAGTTCAAAATTTTATTTCGAACACCTCAATTTTTCTTAAATTGTATTGTGCAAACTTTTGTTATGCCAATTATGCTGTTCTTTATTTTATTCGTACAAGATGGAAATTTAAAGTTTATTACGGAGTATATAAACAATCCAGAGAAAGCAGGTTTCGCAATTGGTGCCGGCCTTTGTGCTGCATTATTTTTAATGGGGAGTAACGTAATTGCGACAACATCATTTTCTCGAGATGGAAGCTCTTGGTTTGTGAATCGTTATTTACCAGTAAAGGCTTCCGATATCTTTTTTGCAAAAGCGTTAACAGCGTGGTTAATTAATATATCGATTTTAGCTATATTTGGTATTACAATAGCAGTTGTAGCGGGAATTTCTCCAGTATTTATGGCGCTTTGGTTTTTACTAAGTGCGAACGGATTATTATTGATCAATTTAATCGGTACGCGCTGGGATGCGCAAACTGCAGATATACATTGGGATTCAGAGCAGAAACTATTTAAAAGCCGATATACAACTTTGTGGAATTTTTTAGCTAATATTTTAATAGCTTTAGTGATTATTGCAGGGGTAAGTTTATTATACTTTGTTCTTCATGTAGGATTGTGGATTATGTTTATTATTTTATTTATACTATTTACGATTGCAAATGCTATTTTAGTTCGAATTTTAAAGTTAGGCGCAGAACGTATATTGTCAAATATTAAGTAA
- a CDS encoding helix-turn-helix transcriptional regulator, giving the protein MAFITKIKEYRSKLHMTQEGLAKQVGVRRETISHLEKGKYNPSLQLAHDIAKALHTTIDEIFIFDD; this is encoded by the coding sequence ATGGCGTTCATAACAAAAATAAAAGAATATCGCTCCAAGTTACATATGACACAGGAAGGTTTAGCGAAACAGGTTGGTGTGCGACGTGAAACAATTAGCCACCTTGAAAAAGGAAAATACAATCCTTCTTTGCAACTTGCTCATGACATTGCGAAAGCATTACATACTACCATTGATGAAATATTTATTTTTGATGACTAA